A stretch of the Actinoalloteichus fjordicus genome encodes the following:
- a CDS encoding uracil-DNA glycosylase, which produces MSRMRPGRLAPGVTSRAELDELVVRCDACPRLVAWREQVARDRRRAYADQTYWGRPVPGFGVDDASLAIVGLAPAAHGGNRTGRMFTGDRAGDVLYAAMHEVGLASAPVSTARDDDLRLIGTRITAPVHCAPPDNRPTPEERDRCGSWLRRELELLRPTLRVVVALGGFAWQAVVPILAATGWRVPVPRPKFGHGVRVVLPARDDGPDLTVFGCFHVSQQNTFTGRLTPAMLRTVLAAAGQAAGLPTTAR; this is translated from the coding sequence ATGAGTCGAATGCGACCCGGCAGACTCGCACCCGGCGTGACCAGCCGCGCGGAGCTGGACGAGCTGGTGGTGCGGTGCGATGCCTGCCCGCGCCTGGTGGCCTGGCGAGAACAGGTGGCGCGGGATCGACGTCGGGCCTACGCCGACCAGACCTATTGGGGCAGGCCGGTGCCGGGCTTCGGGGTCGACGACGCGTCGCTGGCGATCGTGGGCCTCGCCCCGGCCGCCCACGGCGGCAATCGCACCGGACGGATGTTCACCGGCGACCGTGCTGGTGACGTCCTCTACGCCGCCATGCACGAGGTCGGACTCGCCTCCGCGCCGGTCTCCACGGCCCGCGACGACGACCTGCGGTTGATCGGCACCCGGATCACCGCCCCGGTGCACTGCGCACCGCCCGACAACAGGCCGACGCCGGAGGAACGTGATCGATGCGGGTCGTGGCTGCGCCGAGAGCTGGAGCTGCTGCGGCCGACCCTGCGCGTCGTCGTGGCGCTGGGCGGCTTCGCCTGGCAGGCCGTGGTCCCGATCCTGGCTGCCACGGGCTGGCGGGTGCCGGTGCCTCGCCCGAAGTTCGGCCACGGCGTGCGCGTCGTCCTGCCCGCCCGGGACGACGGGCCCGACCTCACGGTCTTCGGCTGTTTCCATGTCAGCCAGCAGAACACCTTCACCGGCAGGCTGACCCCGGCGATGCTGCGGACGGTGCTCGCGGCGGCGGGACAGGCCGCCGGACTGCCGACGACGGCCCGGTAG
- a CDS encoding DUF4129 domain-containing protein, with protein sequence MAAARGRSGIPHSGGGLVTAATTTPAPASARPNADEVSPRPEPNEWIGAGFGLFLLVILALVIVGLVGILLAFRLPERRLRGRGARRQAEGDDVSPAAGAASATGAHAALRVLDAPAAGSPGDRVIEAWRVFEQTAAEAGTRRLAPQTPTEFAAELVSARALPAEPVAELRTLYHRARFDPAYRTSDEDVARARAALAALAAALDDADPKPAHLGGGRP encoded by the coding sequence ATGGCGGCGGCACGGGGCCGCAGCGGGATTCCGCACAGCGGCGGCGGGCTCGTGACGGCGGCGACGACCACCCCGGCACCGGCCTCCGCGCGGCCGAACGCCGACGAGGTCTCGCCGCGCCCGGAGCCGAACGAGTGGATCGGTGCTGGCTTCGGTCTGTTCCTGTTGGTGATCCTCGCCCTGGTGATCGTCGGTCTCGTCGGCATCCTGCTCGCCTTCCGCCTGCCCGAACGGAGACTTCGGGGCCGCGGTGCGCGTCGGCAGGCGGAGGGCGACGACGTGTCGCCCGCCGCCGGGGCTGCGTCGGCGACCGGTGCCCACGCGGCGCTGCGTGTCCTGGACGCACCGGCCGCGGGCTCGCCGGGCGATCGCGTGATCGAGGCCTGGCGGGTCTTCGAGCAGACGGCCGCCGAGGCGGGGACCCGACGGCTGGCCCCGCAGACGCCCACCGAGTTCGCCGCCGAGCTGGTCTCGGCTCGTGCGCTGCCCGCCGAGCCGGTCGCCGAACTGCGGACGCTCTACCACCGCGCTCGATTCGACCCGGCGTATCGGACCTCGGACGAGGACGTCGCCAGGGCTCGCGCGGCGCTGGCCGCACTGGCGGCGGCGCTGGACGACGCCGATCCGAAGCCTGCGCATCTCGGCGGGGGTCGCCCGTGA
- a CDS encoding AAA family ATPase — protein sequence MPEVTEIPEPPDVPAIAAVVAEVSASVESVVVGAGRSLRLTMAALLAGGHVLLEDVPGLGKTLLASSLAQSLGLDFRRLQCTPDLLPADVTGSYLYDPTSREFAFRPGPIFTGLLLADEINRTPPKTQSALLEAMQERQVTIEGTTMRLARPFHVLATANPVEYEGTYPLPEAQLDRFLLRLDIGYPAADEEAEVLRRRLARRREETSLSPVIDAGEFTALQAGIETVDVDPDVVRYCVDLASATRSHPAVEVGASPRGALALVLVGRALAVLDGRSFVLPEDVKECAVPALAHRLTLRPETWTTGVTGVEVVTELLGKVAGPATGRLRANRS from the coding sequence ATGCCAGAGGTGACCGAGATCCCGGAGCCGCCGGACGTGCCCGCCATCGCCGCCGTCGTCGCGGAGGTGTCCGCCTCGGTGGAGTCCGTCGTCGTCGGCGCGGGCCGGAGTCTGCGACTCACCATGGCGGCCCTGCTCGCGGGCGGGCACGTCCTGCTGGAGGACGTGCCCGGCCTGGGCAAGACGCTGCTGGCGAGCAGCCTCGCCCAGTCGCTCGGCCTGGACTTCCGCCGCCTCCAGTGCACCCCCGACCTGCTGCCTGCCGACGTCACCGGCTCCTACCTCTACGACCCCACCAGCCGGGAGTTCGCCTTCCGGCCGGGTCCGATCTTCACCGGGCTGCTGCTGGCCGACGAGATCAACCGGACGCCGCCCAAGACCCAGTCGGCGCTGCTGGAGGCGATGCAGGAGCGGCAGGTCACCATCGAGGGCACCACGATGCGGCTCGCCAGGCCGTTTCACGTGTTGGCCACGGCGAATCCCGTGGAGTACGAGGGCACCTACCCGCTGCCGGAGGCGCAGCTCGACCGCTTCCTCCTGCGGTTGGACATCGGCTATCCCGCGGCGGATGAGGAGGCGGAGGTGTTGCGCCGCAGACTGGCCCGGCGACGCGAGGAGACCTCGCTGTCCCCGGTCATCGACGCCGGGGAGTTCACCGCGCTTCAGGCGGGGATCGAGACCGTCGACGTCGACCCCGACGTGGTGCGGTACTGCGTCGACCTGGCCTCGGCCACCCGGTCGCATCCGGCCGTCGAGGTCGGTGCCTCCCCGCGCGGCGCCCTGGCCCTGGTGCTGGTCGGGCGGGCCCTCGCCGTGCTCGACGGACGGTCCTTCGTGCTGCCGGAGGACGTCAAGGAATGTGCGGTGCCTGCGCTGGCCCACCGGCTGACCCTGCGACCCGAGACTTGGACGACCGGCGTGACCGGCGTCGAGGTGGTGACCGAGCTGCTCGGGAAGGTGGCCGGTCCGGCCACCGGCAGGCTGCGGGCGAACAGATCGTGA
- a CDS encoding DUF58 domain-containing protein, whose translation MSTASGDTARLARLRAGLGRRTGSRWQPTDTLYRGLVVGTGLICVGVLLHRLEPVILGAPLLLSTLLALTVARSPDEHPTLRVTPPPRVAESETATARIEAACGAEWAAVRLPTAGRRPRPAQPAAEPGVRGRLAAAAEKLRALSAEAGETVHVLPGDGGPWRVELPRRRWGEAVEMRPDHLFAGPDAVIVYGPVTGIEVRRIVLPPIVALPAGPLPPRAAGLVGVHRSAQPGDGTELRDIRPFRAGDRLRRIDWRVSARSGAFDDTRGAAGWHVRERHAEADAEVVLAVDTRVDVGAEMGEWMAHSAARSTTGSLDATVRAASALAAAYLRQGDRVGLIDLGRPQLSVPCAAGRRQLLRLRGALVTSARQAGWAAQPILSPRQVPAGAVLIVLSPFLDDAVVTLTGQAVRRGLVFGVDVLPAPLSADASTPWGEAVRTVLSLEHAGRLRALAERGVRVVEWDSDGASAMAVLRGARRRGGRR comes from the coding sequence GTGAGCACGGCGTCGGGGGACACGGCGCGGCTCGCCCGGCTGCGTGCGGGACTGGGCCGACGAACCGGCAGCCGCTGGCAGCCCACCGACACGCTGTATCGAGGGCTGGTGGTCGGCACCGGGCTGATCTGCGTCGGAGTGCTGCTGCATCGGTTGGAACCGGTGATCCTCGGCGCCCCGCTGCTGTTGTCCACGCTGCTCGCACTGACCGTCGCTCGATCGCCGGACGAGCATCCGACGCTACGGGTGACTCCGCCGCCTCGGGTCGCCGAGTCGGAGACGGCGACCGCGCGGATCGAGGCGGCCTGCGGCGCCGAGTGGGCGGCCGTCCGGCTGCCCACGGCGGGCCGCAGGCCGCGTCCGGCGCAGCCTGCGGCCGAGCCTGGCGTGCGGGGCCGACTCGCGGCGGCGGCCGAGAAGCTGCGCGCGCTGTCCGCCGAGGCGGGGGAGACCGTCCACGTGCTGCCCGGCGACGGCGGCCCGTGGCGGGTGGAACTTCCTCGACGTCGGTGGGGCGAGGCGGTGGAGATGCGGCCCGACCACCTGTTCGCCGGGCCGGACGCGGTGATCGTCTACGGGCCGGTCACCGGCATCGAGGTTCGTCGCATCGTGCTGCCGCCCATCGTCGCCCTGCCTGCAGGCCCGTTGCCGCCGAGAGCGGCGGGGCTGGTGGGCGTGCACCGATCGGCGCAGCCGGGCGACGGCACCGAACTCCGCGACATCCGTCCGTTCCGCGCGGGCGACCGGCTGCGGCGGATCGACTGGCGGGTGTCGGCGCGCAGCGGCGCCTTCGACGACACCAGGGGCGCCGCAGGCTGGCATGTGCGGGAGCGCCACGCCGAGGCCGACGCCGAGGTCGTGCTGGCCGTGGACACGCGGGTCGACGTCGGTGCGGAGATGGGCGAGTGGATGGCCCATTCCGCCGCCCGGTCCACGACGGGGAGCCTCGACGCGACGGTCCGGGCGGCGAGCGCCCTGGCCGCCGCCTACCTGCGCCAGGGCGACCGGGTCGGCCTGATCGACCTGGGACGTCCGCAGCTCTCGGTGCCGTGCGCGGCGGGACGACGTCAGCTGCTGCGACTGCGCGGTGCGCTGGTGACCAGCGCGCGGCAGGCAGGCTGGGCCGCACAGCCGATCCTGAGTCCACGCCAGGTCCCGGCGGGCGCGGTGCTCATCGTGCTGTCCCCGTTCCTGGACGACGCGGTGGTGACGCTGACCGGCCAGGCGGTCCGCCGGGGCCTGGTCTTCGGCGTCGACGTGCTGCCCGCCCCGCTGAGCGCGGACGCCTCGACACCGTGGGGCGAGGCCGTCCGGACGGTGCTGTCCCTCGAACATGCCGGGCGGCTCCGGGCCCTGGCCGAGCGCGGGGTGCGGGTCGTCGAGTGGGACTCCGACGGTGCCTCGGCGATGGCCGTGCTGCGGGGTGCCCGCCGTCGGGGCGGTCGCCGGTGA
- a CDS encoding NAD(P)/FAD-dependent oxidoreductase produces the protein MAGKKASPTKIVILGGGYVGMYTALRLQAKLKAAEASVTVIDPQPHMTYQPFLPEAAAGSIEPRHVVVPLRRTLKRCHVVTGRVAKVEHDKHTVTVDMAEGHVEKLEYDVLVVALGSVARTLPIPGLADQGNSFKTVGEAIFLRNHVLSRMDDASSMADGERRRRLLTFMVVGGGYAGIEALAELEDMARYATRYYKTIKPSDLQWILVEATNRVMPEVSPRMGVYTVERLEERGIKVFLDTRVDDMTGGDVRLSDGTTFATDTIVWTAGVKANPVLAETDLPRDERGRVRCTADLRVEGLTGVWAAGDCAAVPDLSKTEQDPNATCSPSAQHAVRQAKQLADNLVASLRGRQPAPYRHKYAGSVASLGLYKGVADVYGIKLKGFPAWFMHRTYHVSRMPTFNRKARIVIDWTLALLFRREVISMGQLQEPKAEFARAASK, from the coding sequence ATGGCTGGTAAGAAGGCTTCACCCACCAAGATCGTGATCTTGGGCGGCGGATATGTCGGAATGTACACAGCGTTGCGCCTCCAGGCCAAATTGAAGGCGGCGGAGGCGTCGGTGACGGTGATCGACCCGCAGCCGCACATGACCTATCAACCCTTCCTCCCCGAGGCCGCCGCCGGGTCGATCGAGCCGAGGCACGTGGTGGTGCCGCTGCGCCGCACGCTGAAGCGGTGTCACGTGGTCACCGGCCGGGTCGCCAAGGTCGAGCACGACAAGCACACCGTCACGGTGGACATGGCCGAGGGGCACGTCGAGAAGCTGGAGTACGACGTCCTCGTGGTGGCCCTCGGGTCGGTGGCGCGCACGCTGCCGATTCCGGGACTCGCCGATCAGGGCAACTCGTTCAAGACCGTGGGGGAGGCCATCTTCCTGCGCAATCACGTCCTCTCCCGGATGGACGACGCGTCGTCGATGGCGGACGGCGAGCGCAGGCGTCGGCTGCTGACCTTCATGGTCGTCGGCGGCGGCTACGCGGGCATCGAGGCGCTGGCCGAGCTGGAGGACATGGCTCGGTACGCGACGCGCTACTACAAGACCATCAAGCCGTCCGATCTACAGTGGATCCTCGTCGAGGCCACGAACCGGGTCATGCCCGAGGTCAGCCCGCGGATGGGCGTCTACACGGTGGAACGGCTGGAGGAGCGGGGGATCAAGGTCTTCCTCGACACCAGGGTCGACGACATGACCGGCGGCGACGTCCGGCTCAGCGACGGGACCACCTTCGCCACCGACACGATCGTCTGGACGGCAGGCGTGAAGGCCAATCCGGTCCTCGCCGAGACCGATCTGCCGCGTGACGAGCGCGGCCGGGTCCGCTGCACCGCAGACCTGCGGGTGGAGGGGCTGACCGGGGTGTGGGCGGCGGGCGACTGTGCTGCGGTGCCCGATCTGTCCAAGACCGAGCAGGACCCCAACGCGACGTGCAGCCCGTCGGCGCAGCACGCCGTGCGGCAGGCCAAGCAGCTTGCGGACAACCTCGTCGCCTCGCTGCGGGGCCGACAGCCCGCACCGTATCGACACAAGTACGCGGGATCGGTGGCCAGCCTCGGCCTGTACAAGGGCGTCGCGGACGTCTACGGGATCAAGTTGAAGGGTTTCCCCGCCTGGTTCATGCACCGCACCTACCATGTCAGTCGGATGCCCACCTTCAACCGCAAGGCGCGCATCGTGATCGACTGGACCCTGGCGCTGCTCTTCCGGCGCGAGGTCATCTCCATGGGGCAGCTCCAGGAGCCCAAGGCAGAGTTTGCTCGTGCGGCGTCGAAGTGA
- a CDS encoding ATP-grasp domain-containing protein: MADAEWEQAALPLPPDATADAVSIKPVSTPLATPLLLQGQEYHYRAPSACLDFQERMYRAGLVEPGDGSPVPCVLVLARAADMEMNELSLTLAEHDIRMVRIDADRCLDLALTVYPDTPLIELDQWLLRPLLVWRRHFDLTALPIDPRSLYGSYTLDQWGAVADWLTVRSDWGHVNEPRRSARLDRLTQLADAQAEGLAVPRTVVTTRPARNRPGGARCIVKTAGRHLLEPRPGSLQGLFPRPLDTSRAGELSEPAPVIVQQYLVADAELRVFVVGDELIPYRVDKIDPAQLWQDPDAVAVTAVELDPVVARRLRALAARWKLDVAAFDLLQVDGEHVFLEVNVSCDWRWFENRAGETRVSDAVNRWIITRFDDLRRAERVR, translated from the coding sequence GTGGCGGACGCCGAGTGGGAGCAGGCAGCGCTGCCGCTCCCGCCCGACGCCACCGCCGACGCCGTCTCGATCAAGCCCGTCTCGACCCCGCTGGCCACGCCGCTGCTGTTACAGGGCCAGGAGTATCACTACCGCGCTCCCAGCGCCTGCCTCGACTTCCAGGAACGGATGTATCGGGCGGGTCTGGTCGAGCCGGGGGACGGCAGCCCGGTGCCCTGCGTGCTCGTCCTCGCCAGGGCGGCCGACATGGAGATGAACGAGCTGTCGCTCACCCTCGCCGAGCACGACATCCGGATGGTTCGGATCGACGCCGATCGGTGTCTCGACCTTGCGCTGACCGTCTATCCGGACACCCCGCTGATCGAGCTGGATCAGTGGCTGCTGCGCCCGCTGCTGGTGTGGCGCCGCCACTTCGATCTCACCGCGCTGCCCATCGACCCCCGGTCGCTCTACGGCTCCTACACCCTGGACCAGTGGGGCGCCGTCGCCGACTGGCTCACCGTGCGGTCGGACTGGGGCCACGTCAACGAGCCCCGCCGCAGCGCGCGACTCGATCGGCTGACCCAGCTCGCCGACGCTCAGGCCGAGGGGCTCGCCGTACCGAGGACCGTCGTCACCACCCGCCCGGCGCGCAATCGACCCGGTGGCGCCCGGTGCATCGTCAAGACCGCGGGACGACACCTGCTCGAACCCCGGCCCGGCTCGCTGCAGGGCCTCTTCCCCCGTCCGCTGGACACCAGCCGGGCAGGCGAGTTGAGCGAGCCCGCCCCGGTGATCGTGCAGCAGTACCTGGTGGCCGATGCCGAGCTGCGCGTGTTCGTCGTCGGAGACGAGCTGATCCCCTACCGGGTGGACAAGATCGATCCGGCCCAGCTCTGGCAGGATCCGGACGCCGTCGCGGTCACGGCCGTCGAGCTGGACCCCGTCGTCGCGCGGCGCCTGCGTGCGCTGGCCGCCCGCTGGAAGCTGGACGTCGCGGCCTTCGACCTCTTACAGGTCGACGGCGAGCATGTCTTCCTCGAGGTCAACGTGAGCTGCGACTGGCGCTGGTTCGAGAACCGCGCTGGTGAGACCAGGGTCTCGGACGCCGTCAACAGGTGGATCATCACTCGTTTCGACGATCTGCGACGCGCCGAGCGCGTCCGGTGA
- a CDS encoding glycosyltransferase 87 family protein: MPLTTPAASDGVASPRASSSAARARFWPISVIALSAVVLIFNVVRLIGDSALVDAGVYFGGARLLLEGGDLYGTRIAVAGIQLPFTYPPFAAILFVGVFAASLTPGVYLLTALGLGGLFLALFLVARRFDEGLLGPLASASAFTAVATFLEPVADTLDFVQINTILLGMVALDCLGRTRLLPRGVLVGLATAIKLTPAVFVLFFLARRDWRSVGWTAAGFLGATGVGWLIAPAESADYWFTVLADSGRIGDPAYVGNQSLRGLLSRLVSDETLVQALWAVTTALVVVAGWLLAARLRSLGQDVLALCAVAAVGLLASPVSWSHHWVWAMPVLLVLWCRPAGMPREVTTRQPSIPSARSAPPDSPSSTAPAARAMRVAVPRPSPWSAPVLLRRGVCLLVIAYLILGVHWWLPHQRDEHLTWSGWQQLVGGDYVIAALIGLVVLAVLARRWGRPAADVGPDGSAVGSAAVLPGAGQANLGQAVPDQAVPAQAVPDQAGREARRSSTEPSVSEPASKDLTTAVRRGPATTSGPPTLPAPRSATPGLPQESRRAPTPEA; encoded by the coding sequence ATGCCGCTGACCACACCTGCCGCATCCGACGGCGTCGCGTCGCCACGGGCGTCCTCCTCTGCCGCGCGTGCGCGGTTCTGGCCGATCTCGGTGATCGCACTGTCGGCCGTCGTGCTGATCTTCAACGTCGTTCGACTGATCGGCGACTCCGCACTGGTCGACGCAGGCGTGTACTTCGGCGGCGCCCGCCTGCTGCTGGAGGGCGGCGATCTCTACGGCACCCGGATCGCGGTCGCAGGCATTCAGCTGCCCTTCACCTACCCGCCCTTCGCCGCGATCCTCTTCGTCGGCGTCTTCGCCGCGTCGCTGACTCCCGGTGTGTACCTGCTCACCGCGCTCGGCCTCGGTGGTCTGTTCCTCGCCTTGTTCCTGGTCGCCCGGCGGTTCGACGAAGGTCTGCTCGGCCCGCTCGCCTCGGCCTCGGCGTTCACCGCCGTGGCGACCTTCCTCGAACCCGTCGCCGACACGCTGGACTTCGTGCAGATCAACACGATCCTGCTCGGCATGGTGGCGCTGGACTGCCTCGGCCGCACCCGGCTGCTGCCGCGCGGCGTGCTGGTCGGGCTGGCGACGGCGATCAAGCTGACCCCGGCCGTCTTCGTGTTGTTCTTCCTCGCCAGGCGAGACTGGCGCTCGGTCGGCTGGACGGCGGCAGGCTTTCTCGGCGCGACCGGCGTCGGCTGGCTGATCGCACCCGCGGAGTCCGCCGACTACTGGTTCACCGTCCTGGCGGACTCGGGGCGGATCGGCGACCCGGCGTATGTGGGCAATCAGTCGCTCCGAGGGCTGCTGAGCAGGCTGGTGAGTGACGAGACCCTCGTGCAGGCGCTGTGGGCCGTCACCACGGCCCTCGTGGTGGTGGCGGGCTGGCTGCTGGCGGCGAGGCTGCGCAGCCTCGGACAGGACGTCCTGGCGCTGTGTGCGGTCGCCGCGGTCGGGCTGCTCGCCTCGCCGGTCTCCTGGTCCCATCACTGGGTCTGGGCGATGCCCGTCCTGCTCGTGCTGTGGTGCAGGCCCGCCGGGATGCCACGGGAGGTGACGACGCGGCAGCCGTCGATTCCGTCTGCGCGCTCGGCCCCGCCCGACTCCCCGTCGTCGACCGCTCCGGCGGCGCGGGCGATGCGGGTCGCCGTGCCCCGACCGTCGCCCTGGTCCGCTCCGGTGCTGCTTCGGCGCGGGGTCTGTCTACTCGTGATCGCCTACCTGATCCTCGGCGTGCACTGGTGGCTGCCCCACCAGCGCGACGAGCACCTGACCTGGTCCGGCTGGCAGCAGCTCGTCGGCGGCGACTACGTGATCGCTGCGCTGATCGGACTGGTCGTCCTCGCCGTCCTCGCGCGGCGCTGGGGCAGGCCCGCCGCAGACGTCGGGCCGGACGGGTCTGCGGTCGGCTCGGCGGCTGTTCTCCCCGGCGCTGGTCAGGCGAACCTCGGCCAGGCGGTTCCCGATCAGGCGGTTCCGGCTCAGGCGGTTCCCGATCAGGCAGGTCGGGAAGCTCGACGGTCCAGCACAGAGCCGAGCGTTTCGGAGCCTGCGTCGAAGGACCTGACCACCGCCGTGCGGCGGGGGCCTGCGACGACCTCGGGCCCGCCGACCCTGCCCGCCCCGCGCAGCGCAACGCCCGGCCTGCCGCAGGAGTCCCGGCGCGCGCCCACGCCGGAGGCCTGA
- a CDS encoding class F sortase, whose protein sequence is MSLSSDSTTPAAWRRAAGVAAVGGAVGIAGLLLFGPSAMEVPGTAHPVQQPLSSVLGHNLSMPGAAEVRFGVPPEQAGGEPQEDQPVEAPAAADREDATQAPPPPSPPPPPQAAPDPPAPDAPARVAQRPGTILLPHGGTADLVRQEVGADRVLPVPDGIDEATWWGTGLGARSGAAVFAGHVNWQGRRGPFAELWDARVGREVSVMDQDGRAWRFAISEVHTVHKDDLPARAAALFGQDGPHRIVLVTCGGRWQGGALGYEDNRIVVATPIA, encoded by the coding sequence GTGTCCTTGAGCTCTGACTCCACCACCCCGGCCGCGTGGCGACGCGCGGCCGGGGTGGCGGCCGTCGGCGGTGCGGTCGGCATCGCTGGCCTGCTGCTCTTCGGCCCATCGGCGATGGAGGTGCCCGGCACCGCCCATCCCGTCCAGCAGCCCTTGTCGAGCGTGCTGGGCCATAACCTCTCGATGCCCGGCGCCGCCGAGGTGCGGTTCGGTGTGCCGCCGGAACAGGCGGGCGGCGAGCCGCAGGAAGACCAGCCGGTGGAGGCGCCTGCCGCCGCCGACCGCGAGGACGCGACACAGGCACCGCCTCCCCCGTCACCTCCCCCGCCACCGCAGGCGGCGCCGGACCCGCCCGCTCCGGACGCGCCTGCCCGCGTGGCCCAACGACCCGGCACGATCCTGCTGCCGCACGGCGGCACGGCCGACCTCGTCCGTCAGGAGGTCGGCGCGGATCGCGTGCTGCCCGTTCCCGACGGCATCGACGAGGCGACCTGGTGGGGCACCGGACTCGGTGCCCGATCCGGTGCCGCCGTCTTCGCAGGCCATGTGAACTGGCAGGGCAGGCGCGGCCCGTTCGCCGAGCTGTGGGACGCGAGGGTCGGCCGCGAGGTCTCGGTGATGGATCAGGACGGCCGGGCCTGGCGCTTCGCCATCTCCGAGGTGCACACCGTCCACAAGGACGACCTGCCCGCCAGGGCCGCCGCGCTGTTCGGCCAGGACGGACCGCATCGGATCGTGCTGGTGACCTGCGGCGGACGCTGGCAGGGCGGCGCGCTGGGCTACGAGGACAATCGGATCGTCGTGGCGACGCCGATCGCCTGA
- a CDS encoding MSCRAMM family protein yields the protein MRRRLVAGLAGISMLTAIGLAAVPGTAVAQVEEGLGYRTAPQPYDGKPQDYDWVGSYLWNGEHVWCVQYAFRAPDSSEEYVDGDDLLTKWGDPLAPEIASNISYLLLRYSGTESDDESAALAHLMHTWTASPRTDADLDPSNGYTTIGYDVDFHYNELPESTRAVIDHMQTDAEINRGPWTVDLTAPEGDQIIGTADSWQIEVLNTASEGVGGIPVEIQLTDAELAEPEIVEPPRTVLLQEEDLEGDEDGTTTQYLNTPEDGSPLVFDVIPTGPNPSVVANVQTPAAQPQVRVPPDASNNVQRVVTTGGEDTVTVEAALEARTAPGIVEVSKVDAATGLAVADVSLRITGADETTPAIRQDGEPLVGEDGEALVVVTDADGIAVIEDLQTPQEICLVETAAPPGYEEQFDPDNPPTVCGTVEPGQTLSLSIANQPNPTPTVPSTIPAGDVGQGVSAAAATTTQANPAALIGLGVLAVIGATLTGLVWHRRIAGRDSRRQ from the coding sequence ATGCGGAGGAGACTGGTCGCCGGTCTTGCCGGCATCTCGATGCTGACCGCCATAGGACTGGCCGCCGTGCCAGGCACGGCGGTCGCTCAGGTCGAGGAGGGACTCGGGTATCGCACCGCGCCCCAGCCCTACGACGGCAAGCCGCAGGACTACGACTGGGTCGGGTCCTATCTGTGGAACGGCGAGCACGTCTGGTGCGTGCAGTACGCCTTCCGCGCGCCCGACTCCAGCGAGGAGTATGTGGACGGCGACGATCTGCTGACCAAGTGGGGCGACCCGCTGGCGCCGGAGATCGCGTCGAACATCTCGTACCTGCTGCTGCGCTACAGCGGCACGGAGTCGGACGACGAGTCGGCGGCGCTGGCTCACCTGATGCACACCTGGACCGCGTCACCGCGCACCGACGCCGACCTCGACCCGAGCAACGGCTACACCACCATCGGGTACGACGTCGACTTCCACTACAACGAACTGCCCGAGTCCACCCGGGCCGTGATCGACCACATGCAGACCGACGCCGAGATCAACCGGGGCCCCTGGACGGTCGACCTGACCGCGCCGGAGGGCGACCAGATCATCGGGACGGCCGACTCCTGGCAGATCGAGGTCCTCAACACCGCGAGCGAGGGCGTCGGCGGCATCCCGGTGGAGATCCAGCTCACCGACGCCGAGCTGGCGGAGCCGGAGATCGTCGAGCCGCCGCGCACGGTCCTGCTCCAGGAGGAGGACCTCGAGGGCGACGAGGACGGCACCACGACCCAGTACCTGAACACGCCGGAGGACGGCTCGCCGCTGGTCTTCGACGTGATCCCCACCGGGCCGAACCCCTCCGTGGTCGCCAACGTGCAGACCCCGGCGGCGCAGCCGCAGGTGCGGGTGCCGCCGGACGCGTCGAACAACGTGCAGCGCGTCGTCACCACCGGCGGCGAGGACACCGTGACCGTCGAGGCCGCGCTGGAGGCCAGGACTGCCCCCGGCATCGTCGAGGTGTCCAAGGTGGACGCCGCCACCGGGCTGGCCGTCGCGGACGTCTCGCTGCGGATCACCGGCGCCGACGAGACGACCCCGGCGATCCGTCAGGACGGCGAACCGCTGGTGGGTGAGGACGGCGAGGCACTGGTGGTCGTCACCGACGCCGACGGGATCGCCGTCATCGAGGATCTCCAGACACCGCAGGAGATCTGTCTGGTCGAGACGGCGGCGCCACCCGGATACGAAGAGCAGTTCGATCCGGACAACCCGCCGACCGTCTGCGGCACGGTGGAGCCGGGGCAGACGCTCAGTCTGTCCATCGCCAACCAGCCCAACCCGACGCCGACCGTGCCCAGCACGATCCCGGCAGGCGACGTCGGTCAGGGCGTGTCGGCGGCGGCGGCCACGACCACCCAGGCCAACCCGGCGGCACTGATCGGCCTGGGCGTGCTCGCGGTGATCGGCGCTACGCTGACAGGACTCGTCTGGCATCGCAGGATCGCCGGACGGGACAGCCGACGACAGTAG